The following proteins come from a genomic window of Paenibacillus spongiae:
- a CDS encoding carbohydrate ABC transporter permease translates to MLLKKRLKKLYPLTVPDGLRLLFVTLYAIMSVIPIIYIFNTAFKPLSELFLYPPRFFVNNPSFHNFYDLFFALKLSVLPFSRYVFNSVVVTAITIIAAVVISTMGAYSLSRMRFPGKDWIFSVIIISLMFSPEAVKITRYLVVTKLGLMNSYSGHILPHLALPICIFLIKQFMDQIPRELSEAAKIDGASEWRIFATVVVPNVKPAIGTAAILTFQAVWGDTETSTYFMTDESMKTLPYFVQTMTGGLTTVVARQGASAAAGLLLFIPNLIIFVILQRCMINTLVNSGIK, encoded by the coding sequence ATGCTGCTTAAGAAACGGCTCAAGAAGCTGTATCCGTTAACGGTACCGGACGGGCTGAGACTGCTGTTCGTCACGCTATATGCGATCATGTCGGTCATTCCGATCATCTATATCTTCAATACGGCGTTTAAGCCGCTGTCCGAGCTGTTTTTGTACCCGCCGAGATTTTTCGTCAACAATCCTTCGTTTCACAATTTTTACGATCTGTTCTTTGCGCTCAAGCTGTCGGTGCTGCCATTCTCCCGATACGTCTTCAACAGCGTCGTGGTCACCGCCATCACGATCATCGCGGCTGTCGTGATCAGCACGATGGGGGCGTATTCGCTGTCGAGAATGCGGTTTCCGGGGAAGGATTGGATCTTTAGCGTCATCATTATTTCGCTGATGTTCTCGCCGGAAGCGGTCAAAATTACGCGTTATCTGGTCGTGACCAAGCTCGGGCTTATGAATTCGTACAGCGGGCATATTTTGCCGCATCTGGCGCTGCCGATCTGCATCTTTCTGATCAAGCAGTTCATGGATCAAATCCCGAGAGAGCTCAGCGAAGCGGCCAAGATCGACGGGGCCAGCGAATGGAGAATATTCGCCACGGTTGTCGTTCCGAACGTGAAGCCGGCGATCGGCACCGCTGCGATCTTGACGTTCCAGGCAGTATGGGGGGATACGGAAACATCCACCTACTTCATGACGGACGAATCGATGAAGACGCTGCCGTACTTCGTGCAGACGATGACCGGAGGCCTCACCACCGTAGTCGCGCGTCAGGGAGCCTCGGCGGCAGCCGGCCTGCTGCTGTTTATTCCGAATTTGATTATTTTCGTTATTCTACAGCGGTGCATGATCAACACACTCGTAAATTCGGGAATTAAGTAG
- a CDS encoding DUF5696 domain-containing protein, with protein sequence MSRSAWIRKLKIVAVLGFIVAALFTVRLLLVKQGEIGLPQDTGAQSNHEPVTNDRLKRVEGAGLVRMAENARLALAVDLKDGSIEVLDKEGGHVWRSKPTKEAVEKDGSNNLWKNNLQSPLIVEYVKSYTETVPTYANAFTPNTKVSVFEMTGGARVYYEFEGLGIRMAIDYYLHEDHLEVEVPDYMVEEPKDEYVTDEQGKKTLDSGNFRKIVGYSVLPFFGAVQAGASDGYLLVPDGPGGLIKFEKNQAHKLNFTGTVYGHDLSYANAFDSSLNSQREQATVFYPAFGLNNGGRSMLGIIHSGESGAEIIGNPAGAGTSFYNAYARFKFREKYKKLTDLTGAGVFLYADFSVNVTRNIRYYLLTGDHSDYSGMAQAYRSYLMKEKGLTKKPKKEGDMPLELHITGGAEKTGFLSSSFIPMTTFGQAGEMVDYFKQNGISNMTVIYKGWASGGTSVPYPNRFPAASRLGGTKGLQRFIEQAQSYGYKVLLEDDHMRALTGKGISERKDVVRNIQNAPLDIGEWDSQQVLNASAVKRYLEDSLPEYAKLEVDGIQERGFNILNSDFQSSAPMNREQVKMYYKDVISSMVEDLGSVRVKNGMAYQLMNGVSIENVASEYSFSPIIDEIVPFYPMALHGLADYVSVPYNQMDEPKQEMLKAIEYGANVSFAVTAEKTELLKDAKINDLYSSAFPLWKEDILKLYKKVNEALGGVSGSFITGHGQLAPDVYRTSYENGTEIVCNYSDAPYAYEGKTVAAKDFIVIKGSDGP encoded by the coding sequence ATGTCTAGAAGCGCATGGATACGGAAGCTGAAGATCGTAGCTGTTCTGGGGTTCATCGTGGCGGCGTTGTTCACCGTAAGGCTGCTGCTCGTCAAGCAGGGTGAAATCGGGCTTCCGCAGGATACGGGCGCGCAGTCGAATCATGAGCCCGTAACGAATGACCGGCTGAAGCGGGTCGAAGGAGCCGGGCTGGTGAGGATGGCGGAGAACGCCCGCTTGGCCCTGGCGGTCGACTTGAAGGACGGCAGCATCGAGGTGCTGGACAAGGAAGGAGGCCATGTCTGGCGCAGCAAGCCGACCAAGGAAGCAGTCGAGAAGGACGGCTCCAACAATTTGTGGAAGAACAATCTGCAGTCGCCACTTATTGTCGAATATGTAAAGAGCTATACGGAAACGGTGCCGACGTACGCCAACGCGTTCACGCCGAATACGAAGGTAAGCGTCTTCGAGATGACTGGCGGGGCAAGAGTCTATTACGAGTTCGAGGGCCTCGGGATCCGAATGGCCATCGACTATTACTTGCATGAGGATCATCTGGAGGTTGAAGTGCCCGACTATATGGTCGAGGAGCCCAAGGACGAATATGTCACCGACGAGCAGGGCAAGAAGACGCTTGATAGCGGCAATTTCCGCAAAATCGTCGGCTACAGCGTGCTGCCCTTCTTCGGCGCGGTTCAGGCCGGCGCATCGGATGGTTATCTGCTGGTGCCGGACGGTCCGGGCGGGTTGATCAAATTCGAGAAGAACCAGGCGCACAAATTGAACTTTACAGGGACGGTATATGGCCATGATCTGTCTTATGCGAATGCATTCGATTCGTCCCTGAACAGCCAGCGGGAACAAGCCACGGTCTTCTATCCGGCATTCGGGCTGAATAATGGCGGCCGGTCGATGCTGGGCATTATCCATAGCGGAGAAAGCGGGGCGGAGATCATCGGAAACCCTGCAGGAGCGGGCACGAGCTTCTATAACGCCTATGCGCGGTTCAAATTCCGCGAGAAATATAAGAAGCTGACCGATCTTACGGGAGCGGGCGTCTTCCTGTACGCGGATTTCTCCGTCAACGTCACGCGGAACATCAGGTATTACTTGCTCACCGGGGACCATTCCGACTATTCCGGCATGGCGCAGGCGTATCGGAGCTACTTGATGAAGGAGAAGGGACTGACGAAGAAGCCGAAGAAGGAAGGCGATATGCCGCTGGAGCTTCATATTACGGGGGGAGCGGAGAAGACGGGCTTCCTCTCCTCATCCTTCATCCCGATGACGACATTCGGGCAGGCGGGTGAAATGGTGGACTATTTCAAGCAGAACGGCATCTCTAATATGACTGTCATCTACAAAGGCTGGGCGAGCGGAGGGACATCGGTCCCCTATCCGAACCGGTTCCCGGCCGCTTCCCGACTCGGTGGGACGAAAGGACTTCAGCGCTTCATTGAACAGGCGCAGTCGTACGGCTATAAGGTGCTGCTGGAGGACGACCATATGCGCGCGCTGACGGGAAAAGGAATCTCGGAGCGGAAGGACGTGGTGCGCAACATTCAGAACGCACCGCTCGATATCGGCGAATGGGACAGCCAGCAGGTGCTTAATGCGAGCGCGGTCAAGCGGTATCTGGAGGACAGCTTGCCGGAATACGCCAAGCTGGAGGTCGACGGCATCCAGGAACGCGGGTTCAACATTCTGAACTCCGATTTTCAATCGTCCGCCCCGATGAACCGGGAGCAGGTCAAGATGTACTACAAGGATGTCATCTCCTCTATGGTCGAAGATCTAGGCTCCGTCCGGGTGAAGAACGGGATGGCTTATCAGCTGATGAACGGCGTCTCGATCGAGAACGTCGCATCCGAATACAGCTTCTCGCCGATTATCGACGAGATCGTCCCCTTCTATCCAATGGCGCTTCACGGGCTTGCGGATTACGTCTCCGTTCCGTACAACCAGATGGACGAACCGAAGCAGGAGATGCTCAAAGCAATCGAGTATGGGGCGAACGTCAGCTTCGCCGTAACGGCGGAGAAGACGGAGCTGCTGAAGGATGCCAAGATCAACGATCTGTACAGCTCGGCGTTCCCGCTGTGGAAAGAAGATATTCTGAAGCTCTACAAGAAGGTGAACGAGGCGCTCGGCGGCGTATCCGGATCTTTCATTACCGGGCACGGCCAATTGGCCCCGGATGTTTACCGCACGTCGTACGAGAACGGTACCGAGATCGTATGCAACTATTCGGATGCGCCCTATGCATACGAAGGGAAGACGGTTGCGGCCAAAGACTTTATCGTCATCAAGGGAAGTGACGGGCCATGA
- a CDS encoding carbohydrate ABC transporter permease gives MRRMSIEKKRRLHGLLFMSPWIIGLLLFWLYPLVYSLVMSLNKIVIQAEDLVWTFIGFANYNDIMLKDTGFWDQWIPFFMKSVFMIPIIILFSIISALFLNQKFPGRGLFRAVFFLPVLFTTGGVIISLLTANSGGGVGAVGTTNTLTLEFLQDQNLRAFIQTNFDARLSNTIIDILNSFVIILWYSGVQTVLLLAGLQSISPSVYEAATIDGANGWERLWKITLPGLVPFILIVAVYSVVDQFTMPSNPMMGLISRNMYETTRGMGYASAMGWIYVAFIMFLLAIIFLVFRKAFVQKVR, from the coding sequence ATGAGAAGAATGAGCATCGAGAAGAAGCGAAGGCTGCACGGGCTGTTGTTCATGTCGCCTTGGATTATAGGACTGCTTCTATTCTGGTTGTATCCGCTCGTGTACTCGCTTGTCATGAGCTTGAACAAAATCGTCATTCAGGCTGAGGATTTGGTGTGGACCTTCATCGGGTTTGCCAACTACAACGACATCATGCTGAAGGACACCGGGTTCTGGGACCAGTGGATACCATTCTTCATGAAGTCCGTCTTTATGATTCCGATCATTATTCTGTTCTCGATCATTTCGGCGCTGTTCCTGAATCAGAAATTTCCAGGCAGAGGCTTGTTCAGAGCCGTCTTCTTCCTGCCGGTTCTCTTCACGACCGGAGGCGTCATTATCAGCCTGCTGACAGCCAATTCCGGCGGAGGGGTAGGCGCCGTCGGGACGACGAACACGCTCACGCTGGAATTTCTCCAGGATCAGAATTTGCGGGCGTTCATTCAAACGAATTTCGATGCGCGGCTCTCGAACACGATCATCGATATTTTGAATTCGTTCGTCATCATTCTCTGGTATTCCGGCGTACAGACCGTCCTGCTGCTGGCCGGGCTGCAGAGCATCTCGCCAAGCGTTTACGAAGCGGCGACGATCGACGGCGCGAACGGGTGGGAGAGACTGTGGAAAATCACGCTGCCCGGCCTCGTCCCCTTCATCCTCATCGTGGCGGTTTATTCCGTCGTCGATCAGTTCACGATGCCTTCGAACCCGATGATGGGGCTGATCAGCCGGAATATGTATGAGACGACGAGGGGAATGGGCTACGCTTCGGCAATGGGCTGGATCTATGTGGCGTTCATCATGTTCCTGCTCGCCATCATCTTCCTTGTTTTCCGCAAGGCGTTCGTCCAAAAAGTAAGGTAG
- a CDS encoding NHL repeat-containing protein, whose amino-acid sequence MLKRKWIFASLLAAMLGLYDGNGTADAAAPYRSHGYFEGSRYSIQSLYVPERVIGDRLYKGVNGGQESVPGLNGPTGLFIDGEGYLYVSDTNNNRVVKMDDRGGLIQEFGTGSDAKAQLKAPEGLYVSASGDVYVCDTGNNRISVYNSRGEWIDEIVKPDAPSLREVIFIPSGVSMDIRGFLYVVSKGVNEGLIVISPDKKFNGFFGSNKVQTSALDRVKNMLYTEEQKETAGVSAASVSDVFIDHEGYVYTSTKGAATEQIKKYNVGGQNLFAGKNMQVGSSTVGLVGSYSGITADRLGNIFGIDTGAGKIFQFSPTGEPVFSFGAKLLDNKLRMGLLGDPVSIKTNGKGYVFVTDRMFNGVQVFRPTELAGKINKANELFNEGLYEEAKQSSQEVLKSNVFYSKAHYIIGKALYREGEWESSMARFETVYDPNGYSDSFWEWRIRWVQANFGYVAAGAATAAVIAVATGKLARKRRRD is encoded by the coding sequence TTGCTTAAACGGAAATGGATCTTCGCTTCGCTGCTTGCCGCCATGCTCGGATTGTACGATGGGAACGGGACGGCGGATGCGGCGGCTCCTTACCGTTCACACGGTTATTTCGAAGGCTCCCGTTACAGCATCCAGTCGCTTTACGTGCCGGAGCGCGTCATAGGCGACCGGTTGTATAAGGGCGTAAACGGCGGCCAGGAGAGCGTGCCGGGCTTGAACGGTCCGACCGGATTGTTCATCGATGGCGAAGGCTATCTCTATGTCTCGGATACGAACAACAACCGGGTTGTCAAAATGGACGATAGAGGCGGGCTCATCCAAGAGTTCGGAACCGGAAGCGATGCCAAAGCGCAGCTGAAGGCGCCGGAAGGCCTCTATGTATCGGCAAGCGGGGACGTCTATGTATGCGATACGGGCAACAATCGCATCTCGGTCTATAACAGCAGGGGAGAATGGATCGACGAGATCGTGAAGCCCGACGCTCCCAGCTTAAGGGAGGTCATCTTCATCCCTTCGGGAGTGTCCATGGATATCCGGGGCTTCCTATACGTCGTCTCCAAAGGCGTGAATGAAGGGCTGATCGTCATCTCGCCCGACAAGAAGTTCAACGGCTTCTTCGGCTCCAACAAGGTTCAGACGTCCGCATTGGACCGGGTGAAGAACATGCTGTACACGGAGGAGCAGAAAGAAACGGCGGGCGTCAGCGCAGCGAGCGTATCCGACGTGTTCATCGATCACGAAGGCTATGTCTATACGAGCACGAAGGGCGCTGCGACCGAGCAGATCAAGAAATACAATGTCGGCGGCCAAAATCTGTTTGCCGGCAAGAACATGCAGGTCGGCAGCTCGACGGTCGGGCTCGTCGGCTCTTATTCCGGCATTACGGCGGACCGGCTCGGCAATATATTCGGCATCGATACGGGAGCGGGCAAAATCTTTCAGTTCTCTCCTACGGGAGAGCCGGTATTCTCATTCGGCGCCAAGCTGCTGGATAACAAGCTGCGCATGGGATTGCTCGGCGATCCGGTTAGCATCAAGACGAACGGCAAGGGCTATGTGTTCGTTACCGACCGTATGTTCAATGGTGTCCAGGTGTTCCGGCCTACGGAATTAGCGGGCAAAATCAACAAGGCCAACGAGCTGTTCAACGAAGGGCTGTACGAGGAAGCGAAACAAAGCAGCCAAGAAGTGTTGAAGAGCAACGTCTTCTACTCGAAAGCGCACTATATTATCGGCAAGGCGCTCTATCGGGAAGGCGAGTGGGAATCGTCAATGGCCCGCTTCGAAACGGTGTACGATCCCAATGGTTATTCCGACTCGTTCTGGGAATGGCGCATCCGCTGGGTACAGGCCAATTTCGGATACGTGGCCGCAGGCGCCGCCACCGCTGCCGTTATCGCGGTCGCCACTGGCAAATTGGCAAGAAAACGGAGGAGAGACTGA
- a CDS encoding carbohydrate ABC transporter permease yields MWHKIRHNTAKIALNKQTVRYKAKAFVLGTNNEKQGILKAVLIYFVLISLALIYIAPIVSMLSTSLKVFSDLIDPTTKWIPKSLHYINYKYAFDALNIAVTFHDDFSLWENLRRSTLFNTLTIVVPTAALQVLSCAVAGYAFGRMTFPFQKLLFVMLLLTFVIPPQTLMIPLIWTYKSYGLLDSPFAFIAPALFGHGIKGALFVFMYMQFFKKFPKELEEAAIIDGVGVVKMFWRVMLPLAKPAIVVVFLFSVVFHWNESMLTSYFYSALQTLPIKLGALQPEGDPTQLFVLPVKMAAGIIELAPLLILYFFTQRWFTESIERTGLVE; encoded by the coding sequence GTGTGGCATAAAATACGGCACAATACCGCCAAGATCGCGCTGAACAAGCAAACGGTCCGCTATAAAGCGAAAGCGTTTGTCCTCGGCACGAACAACGAGAAGCAGGGTATTCTGAAAGCCGTTCTTATTTATTTTGTCCTGATCAGCCTGGCCTTGATCTATATCGCGCCGATCGTTTCGATGCTCAGCACGTCGCTCAAGGTATTCTCCGATCTTATAGATCCGACGACCAAGTGGATTCCGAAGAGCTTGCATTACATCAACTATAAATATGCCTTCGATGCGCTTAATATCGCGGTTACGTTCCATGACGATTTCAGCCTGTGGGAAAATTTGCGGCGCTCCACGCTGTTCAATACGCTGACCATCGTCGTGCCTACCGCTGCGCTGCAGGTGTTATCCTGCGCCGTTGCGGGCTATGCGTTCGGCAGAATGACGTTTCCCTTCCAGAAGCTGCTCTTCGTGATGCTTCTGCTGACGTTCGTCATCCCGCCGCAAACGCTGATGATTCCGCTAATATGGACCTACAAGTCGTACGGCCTGCTGGACTCGCCCTTTGCGTTCATCGCCCCGGCGCTGTTCGGTCACGGCATTAAAGGCGCCTTGTTCGTGTTCATGTATATGCAGTTCTTCAAGAAGTTTCCGAAGGAGCTGGAGGAAGCGGCCATTATCGACGGCGTCGGGGTTGTAAAGATGTTCTGGAGGGTCATGCTCCCGCTCGCCAAGCCGGCTATTGTCGTCGTCTTCTTGTTCTCCGTCGTGTTCCACTGGAATGAAAGCATGCTGACGTCCTATTTCTACAGTGCGCTGCAGACGCTCCCGATTAAGCTTGGAGCGCTTCAGCCGGAAGGCGATCCGACCCAGCTGTTCGTGCTGCCGGTGAAGATGGCGGCGGGCATCATCGAGCTGGCGCCGCTGCTCATCCTGTATTTCTTTACGCAGCGCTGGTTTACGGAAAGCATCGAGCGGACCGGACTAGTCGAGTAA
- a CDS encoding YIP1 family protein encodes MRRLGEQLAYSWKFLRHPIDGFYDLRFSGKGSVLSASVLLVLFYISQLLKLELTHFVFEPFGLAYTSPIQQLLICLLPIFVWVLANYLVSCITKGQGTFKAVYISTAYSMLPFIYFAVPVALLSNLFSNAEGAIYGFMNFFISAWIAILFYIQVKEVHGFEVTETFTNIFWMLFAGVAIIAFSLALFAIVIQSVNFAVSFLREAIGYV; translated from the coding sequence ATGCGAAGATTGGGAGAACAGCTGGCCTACTCCTGGAAGTTTCTGCGGCATCCGATCGACGGCTTCTATGATTTGCGCTTCTCGGGGAAAGGGAGCGTCTTGTCCGCCTCCGTGCTGCTCGTACTCTTCTATATTAGCCAGCTGCTGAAGCTGGAACTGACCCATTTCGTATTCGAGCCGTTCGGTCTTGCGTATACATCGCCGATCCAGCAATTGCTCATCTGCCTGCTGCCGATATTCGTCTGGGTGCTGGCCAACTATCTCGTCAGCTGCATTACGAAAGGACAGGGCACGTTCAAGGCCGTCTACATCTCGACCGCATACTCGATGCTGCCCTTTATTTATTTCGCCGTTCCGGTTGCGCTCTTGTCCAACTTGTTCTCGAATGCGGAAGGCGCGATCTACGGCTTCATGAATTTCTTTATTTCGGCCTGGATTGCCATCCTGTTCTACATTCAAGTGAAGGAAGTGCATGGCTTCGAGGTGACGGAAACGTTCACGAACATCTTCTGGATGCTGTTCGCGGGCGTCGCGATCATCGCCTTCTCCTTGGCGCTGTTTGCGATCGTGATCCAGTCCGTCAATTTCGCGGTATCGTTCCTCAGGGAGGCAATCGGCTATGTCTAG
- a CDS encoding carbohydrate ABC transporter permease translates to MNGATEIPAAKGKIGMGRRRLANKAAFVWDDMKRNKLAYLFLAPFLLCFFIFIIVPVLSASLLAFTRFNSIEAPVFVGLHNFKVMFTEDIVLMKYVIANTFFFAVFVGPVGYALQFLMAWLILQIPKKLRSLYTMAIYVPSIAGGVMMSVIWVIAFSGDRYGYLNQFLLYCGFIDTPIAFTQSSGYLMGVMIFVTLWSSMGVGFLSLQAGMMTVDPQLYEAGKMDGIRNRIQEIWYITIPAMKPQMLFSAVMGIVGALKAGGIGVQLSGTNPTPNYAGQMLQNHIEDFGFIRYELGYATALSLMLLVLMYIINRACFRLLGTKEDE, encoded by the coding sequence ATGAACGGCGCTACGGAAATTCCCGCGGCGAAGGGGAAGATCGGCATGGGCAGGCGGAGGCTGGCGAACAAGGCCGCCTTCGTTTGGGATGATATGAAACGGAACAAACTGGCCTATTTGTTCCTGGCCCCGTTTCTGCTTTGCTTCTTCATTTTCATAATCGTGCCGGTGCTTTCGGCGTCCTTGCTGGCGTTTACGCGGTTCAACTCGATCGAGGCGCCGGTCTTCGTCGGTCTGCATAATTTTAAGGTCATGTTCACGGAAGACATCGTTCTGATGAAGTATGTCATTGCGAATACGTTCTTCTTCGCCGTGTTCGTCGGGCCGGTCGGCTATGCGCTGCAATTTCTGATGGCGTGGCTGATTTTGCAAATCCCGAAGAAGCTTCGCTCCTTGTACACGATGGCGATCTACGTGCCTTCGATTGCGGGCGGCGTTATGATGTCGGTCATCTGGGTCATTGCCTTCAGCGGCGACCGTTACGGGTATTTGAACCAATTTCTGCTCTACTGCGGCTTTATCGACACCCCGATCGCTTTTACGCAATCGAGCGGCTATCTAATGGGGGTCATGATCTTCGTTACGCTATGGAGCAGCATGGGAGTCGGCTTCCTGTCGCTGCAGGCGGGGATGATGACGGTGGATCCGCAGCTGTACGAGGCGGGCAAGATGGACGGGATCCGGAATCGAATCCAGGAGATCTGGTACATTACGATTCCGGCGATGAAGCCGCAGATGCTGTTCTCGGCCGTCATGGGCATCGTAGGCGCGCTCAAGGCCGGCGGGATCGGCGTGCAGCTGTCCGGCACGAACCCGACGCCGAACTATGCCGGGCAGATGCTGCAGAACCATATCGAGGATTTCGGCTTTATCCGCTACGAGCTTGGCTACGCAACGGCGCTGTCGCTCATGCTGCTCGTGCTGATGTACATCATCAATCGGGCATGCTTCCGGCTGCTTGGCACGAAGGAGGATGAATAA
- a CDS encoding FAD-dependent oxidoreductase, giving the protein MLTRGRILMIAMALALVAFAGVFMGLKWLDEMRLSNKVSKTDGMEKRERISAASVSGLQDRYDVIVVGTDPEGVAAAVSASRNGAKTLLIEPRTGREVLGGLMTVGWLNSIDMNWDKTVRSPGKGEGPYFNKGIFTEWYEQIEGHSFDVTTAANAFYELVRAEPNIDLYMTGAAIEPVTAVVNEMIVVRGMKVTLQDGTEQTILADSVIDATQDADFAAAAGVPFTIGREDLGDPDSRMAVTAVFRLRNVDDRSWKMIAKRLDSNGDSAVSGINNWTAWGYDKEMKGYEPINKERTAMRGLNIGRQRDGTVLINALHIFGIDGLDEASRQEGLEIARREIPHVIEYLKQYEEFANIELDAVAPELYVRETRHMIGLYRLGVVDLLENRDQWDRIAFGSYSSDIQRTSPDNYGTVAVHPLKYAVPFRSIVPKGVDGLLVVGRSASFDTLAHGSARVIPVGMATGQAAGAAAVLAPEEGASFQEMAQSKEIIGKLQERLNNQGMELEPYELPQQPYMKHKAYPGLRVAVEMGVASGGYRNEAFSLDEPSNTQRMVNMMNAAGKEHPDRLPGKPADALSGISAPEKTPLGLQQAALTIAYALGVETDRDNALSELEKRGILTSASLQLIDDRDRLTDGETYLLLRDVMNSIGGETT; this is encoded by the coding sequence ATGCTAACAAGAGGCAGAATCCTGATGATTGCCATGGCATTGGCGTTAGTCGCATTTGCAGGAGTATTCATGGGCTTGAAATGGTTGGACGAAATGAGACTGTCAAACAAAGTAAGCAAGACGGACGGCATGGAGAAGCGGGAACGAATTTCGGCGGCATCGGTTAGCGGACTTCAAGACCGGTATGACGTTATCGTGGTCGGGACCGACCCCGAGGGCGTTGCAGCCGCCGTGTCCGCTTCGCGAAACGGGGCCAAGACGCTGCTGATCGAGCCGAGGACGGGGCGCGAAGTATTAGGCGGCCTGATGACCGTAGGCTGGCTGAACAGCATCGATATGAACTGGGACAAGACGGTGAGGAGCCCCGGCAAAGGGGAGGGACCTTATTTTAACAAAGGCATCTTTACCGAGTGGTACGAACAAATCGAGGGTCATTCGTTCGATGTGACGACAGCGGCCAACGCTTTCTACGAGCTGGTACGGGCTGAGCCCAATATCGATCTGTACATGACCGGGGCAGCAATCGAGCCGGTTACGGCAGTCGTTAATGAGATGATTGTCGTCAGAGGCATGAAAGTTACGCTGCAGGACGGCACGGAACAGACCATACTCGCGGATTCGGTGATCGATGCGACGCAGGATGCCGATTTTGCCGCCGCGGCGGGCGTACCGTTCACCATCGGCCGCGAAGATTTGGGCGATCCGGATTCCCGCATGGCCGTGACAGCGGTGTTCCGTCTGCGCAATGTGGATGACCGTTCATGGAAGATGATCGCGAAGCGGCTTGATTCCAACGGTGACAGCGCCGTCAGCGGTATCAATAATTGGACCGCTTGGGGCTATGACAAAGAAATGAAAGGGTACGAGCCGATCAATAAGGAGAGGACCGCGATGAGGGGCCTCAACATCGGCCGTCAACGGGACGGAACCGTACTCATCAATGCGCTTCACATTTTCGGCATCGACGGGTTAGACGAAGCCTCCCGGCAGGAAGGGCTGGAAATCGCCCGGCGCGAAATTCCGCATGTCATCGAATATTTGAAACAATACGAAGAGTTCGCCAACATCGAGCTGGATGCCGTCGCCCCCGAACTGTACGTACGCGAAACGCGTCACATGATCGGGCTGTACCGCCTTGGTGTCGTCGATCTGCTCGAAAACCGCGATCAATGGGATCGGATCGCGTTCGGCTCCTATTCGTCGGACATCCAGCGCACTTCGCCCGATAATTATGGCACTGTTGCGGTGCATCCGCTGAAATATGCCGTTCCCTTCCGCAGCATCGTTCCTAAAGGCGTCGACGGATTGCTGGTCGTCGGGCGTTCGGCCAGCTTCGATACGCTGGCTCATGGCAGCGCGCGCGTCATTCCGGTCGGAATGGCAACCGGGCAGGCGGCCGGAGCTGCCGCGGTATTGGCACCTGAAGAGGGCGCGTCTTTTCAGGAAATGGCGCAGTCGAAGGAAATAATCGGGAAGCTGCAGGAGCGGTTGAACAATCAGGGCATGGAGCTCGAGCCCTATGAGCTGCCTCAACAGCCGTATATGAAGCATAAAGCTTATCCGGGTCTGCGGGTCGCCGTCGAGATGGGAGTTGCCAGCGGCGGCTACCGGAATGAAGCTTTTTCGCTGGACGAGCCTTCCAACACGCAGCGGATGGTGAACATGATGAATGCGGCGGGGAAGGAGCATCCCGACCGGCTGCCGGGTAAACCGGCCGATGCCTTAAGCGGGATCTCCGCACCCGAAAAGACACCTCTTGGCTTGCAGCAGGCTGCACTCACGATTGCATATGCGCTTGGAGTGGAGACGGATCGGGACAACGCCTTAAGCGAGCTGGAGAAACGGGGGATATTGACCTCTGCTTCATTGCAGCTGATTGACGATCGTGATCGGCTGACCGACGGTGAGACCTACCTCCTGCTTAGAGATGTGATGAACAGTATTGGAGGAGAAACGACTTGA